One Amycolatopsis sp. NBC_00355 genomic window carries:
- a CDS encoding cupin domain-containing protein, with product MTTVDSGNKVKVNVSEAAPNQRRGGDIRVTLSPKTVGSTSGFGGFLILGAGEHVTEHYHPYSEEFLHVVEGELEMTLDGVPVRLGPGDSLMVPIGVRHRLVNVGDVEARGVFHLSPLAPRPELGHVDTEQPQRPDAPNPAVGGAS from the coding sequence ATGACCACAGTGGACTCGGGGAACAAGGTGAAGGTCAACGTCTCCGAAGCGGCCCCGAACCAGCGCCGCGGCGGCGACATCCGGGTGACGCTCAGCCCGAAGACGGTCGGCTCGACGTCCGGCTTCGGCGGGTTCCTCATCCTCGGCGCCGGCGAGCACGTCACCGAGCACTACCACCCGTACTCCGAGGAGTTCCTGCACGTCGTCGAGGGCGAGCTGGAGATGACGCTCGACGGCGTCCCGGTGCGGCTCGGCCCGGGTGACTCGCTGATGGTCCCGATCGGCGTGCGGCACCGGCTGGTCAACGTCGGCGACGTCGAGGCGCGGGGTGTGTTCCACCTGTCGCCGCTGGCACCGCGGCCGGAACTGGGCCACGTCGACACCGAACAACCGCAGCGCCCGGACGCCCCGAACCCGGCGGTCGGGGGTGCTTCGTGA
- a CDS encoding beta-ketoacyl-[acyl-carrier-protein] synthase family protein, which yields MTRSVSITGIGVVAPGGVGREPFWALLSAGRTATRRISLFDATGFRSKIAAEVDFDPKAAGLSLQQIRRMDRAAQFATVCTREAVADSGLDLTGLNPGRIAVSIGSAVGCTMGLEEEYAVLADEGKHWLVDHTYGVPHLYGYMVPSTLAVEVAWEVAAEGPTALVSTGCTSGLDAVGHGVALIEEGSADVVLAGATDAPLSPITSACFDAIRATSANNDDAEHASRPFDARRDGFVLGEGSAVLVLEETSAALRRGAREYARIVGFAGRSNAFHMTGLKPDGREMAEAIRVALDHARLAPADVDYINAHGSGTKQNDRHETAAFKRSLGQRAYEVPVSSIKSMIGHSLGAIGSLEVAACALALDRQVVPPTANLHEADPECDLDYVPLTAREHEMDVVLTVGSGFGGFQSAMVLARPGAAGA from the coding sequence GTGACCCGGAGCGTCTCCATCACCGGCATCGGTGTGGTGGCGCCCGGCGGGGTCGGCCGGGAACCGTTCTGGGCACTGCTGAGCGCCGGGCGCACCGCGACCCGCCGGATCAGCCTGTTCGACGCCACCGGTTTCCGCTCGAAGATCGCGGCCGAGGTCGACTTCGACCCGAAGGCCGCGGGGCTGTCCCTCCAGCAGATCCGGCGGATGGACCGGGCCGCGCAGTTCGCCACCGTGTGCACCCGGGAGGCGGTGGCCGACAGCGGCCTCGACCTCACCGGCCTGAACCCGGGCCGGATCGCGGTCAGCATCGGCAGCGCCGTCGGCTGCACGATGGGCCTGGAGGAGGAGTACGCCGTGCTCGCCGACGAGGGCAAGCACTGGCTGGTCGACCACACCTACGGCGTCCCGCACCTCTACGGCTACATGGTGCCGAGCACGCTCGCCGTCGAGGTCGCCTGGGAAGTGGCGGCCGAAGGCCCGACGGCGCTGGTGTCGACGGGCTGCACGTCCGGGCTCGACGCGGTCGGCCACGGCGTGGCGCTGATCGAGGAGGGCTCGGCGGACGTCGTGCTCGCCGGCGCCACGGACGCGCCGCTGTCGCCGATCACCTCGGCGTGCTTCGACGCGATCCGCGCGACGTCGGCGAACAACGACGACGCCGAGCACGCGTCGAGGCCGTTCGACGCGCGGCGCGACGGGTTCGTGCTGGGTGAGGGGTCCGCGGTGCTGGTGCTCGAGGAGACGTCGGCCGCGCTGCGGCGCGGGGCTCGCGAGTACGCGCGGATCGTCGGGTTCGCGGGGCGCAGCAACGCCTTCCACATGACCGGGCTCAAGCCGGACGGGCGCGAGATGGCGGAGGCGATCCGGGTCGCGCTCGACCACGCCCGGCTGGCGCCCGCGGACGTCGACTACATCAACGCCCACGGCTCGGGGACCAAGCAGAACGACCGCCACGAGACGGCGGCGTTCAAGCGCAGCCTCGGGCAGCGGGCGTACGAGGTCCCGGTCAGCTCCATCAAGTCGATGATCGGGCACTCGCTCGGCGCGATCGGCTCGCTGGAGGTGGCGGCGTGCGCCCTGGCGCTCGACCGCCAGGTGGTCCCGCCGACGGCGAACCTGCACGAGGCGGACCCGGAGTGCGACCTGGACTACGTCCCGCTGACGGCCCGGGAACACGAGATGGACGTCGTTCTCACGGTCGGCAGCGGCTTCGGCGGCTTCCAGAGCGCGATGGTCCTGGCCCGCCCGGGAGCGGCCGGCGCCTGA
- a CDS encoding TetR/AcrR family transcriptional regulator, producing the protein MTASSKPRRSPKPQERQRDPDRTRRLILEAAVAEFAAHGYAGARIAAIASRAGVNQQLISYYFDGKEGLYQAMSEGWGQRESELVAPGTPLSEQLRRYVLEVLTSRDGMRLLAWSGLEYGGPDTDPDHAPRSARLGGTVDQVAELQKAGQLPEWVDPACLTVMLMAAAMAPVTLPHVIEGVAQQNPESPEFVKQYADQLARLIEYLNPEKS; encoded by the coding sequence GTGACCGCGTCGTCGAAGCCCCGCCGTTCGCCGAAGCCGCAGGAGCGGCAGCGGGATCCCGACCGCACGCGCCGGTTGATCCTGGAAGCGGCCGTCGCGGAGTTCGCGGCGCACGGCTACGCGGGCGCGCGGATCGCCGCGATCGCGTCGCGCGCCGGCGTGAACCAGCAGCTCATCTCCTACTACTTCGACGGCAAGGAAGGCCTGTACCAGGCGATGTCGGAGGGCTGGGGCCAGCGTGAGAGCGAGCTGGTGGCACCCGGCACCCCGCTGTCCGAGCAGCTGCGCCGCTACGTCCTGGAGGTCCTGACGTCCCGGGACGGGATGCGCCTGCTGGCGTGGTCGGGCCTGGAGTACGGCGGCCCGGACACCGACCCGGACCACGCGCCGCGCTCGGCCCGGCTGGGCGGCACGGTGGACCAGGTGGCCGAGCTGCAGAAGGCCGGGCAGCTGCCCGAATGGGTCGACCCCGCCTGCCTGACGGTGATGCTGATGGCCGCGGCGATGGCGCCGGTGACCCTCCCGCACGTCATCGAGGGCGTGGCGCAGCAGAACCCGGAGTCGCCGGAGTTCGTCAAGCAGTACGCCGACCAGCTCGCGCGCTTGATCGAATACCTGAATCCGGAAAAATCGTGA
- a CDS encoding AfsR/SARP family transcriptional regulator — MQMLCVKVLGPLEVVRDGVPITPSAPKLQRVFSLLAVSANHIVRTEQLIEELWEENPPTSVKTTLQTYVYQLRKLLELDAAQRPSARVRRDDGQPVLLTLSGGYMLAVDRDALDSSHFERQATQGWTELDSGDAEAAFHTLDGALRLWRGSALVDLNPGPVLQAEVLRLDEMRKNALEHRIDAALQLGRHQEVLGELTRLAAQQPTHEGFQAKLMLALYRSGRRSEALGVYQRTRSALADELGLDPGAELQRVHRAVLAANGSLDAVPAQVRRQVARPEPPRQLPPAGPGLVGRDTELHTIVTAVTAPERRGPAVVTVDGPPGSGKTALCVHAGHDVREKFPDGQFHASLADAAGQPVDPGTVLAGFLRAIGVPGDRIAGSVAERSTQFRTWTADRRVLVVLDDVLDDHQLAPLLPAGRECAVVVASRIQLSDPAVTTVVSLSPLGGTDGVRMLSGLIGPERLAQDPDGTRALVARCDGLPLALHAAATRLRHRPHWPVRRAADWADTGADDPFDLRSSVSLTYRVATPEVRWAFRALSTSDAGSLSLAAASAVLDLDGCLAETLLDDLVNLHLLEFEHAADHTEEHHYRMLPTFRDIGRRLHLEAELLGAARTEPQPALAVTTGDAYQPLCREAGRVAVAPNRG, encoded by the coding sequence ATGCAGATGTTGTGCGTCAAGGTTCTCGGCCCGCTGGAGGTCGTACGCGACGGGGTGCCGATCACGCCGTCCGCGCCGAAGCTCCAGCGCGTGTTCAGCCTGCTCGCCGTGTCCGCTAACCACATCGTCCGGACCGAACAGCTCATCGAAGAACTCTGGGAGGAGAACCCGCCGACCAGCGTCAAGACGACCCTGCAGACCTACGTCTACCAGCTGCGGAAGCTGCTGGAGCTGGACGCGGCGCAGCGGCCGTCGGCGCGCGTCCGCCGGGACGACGGGCAGCCCGTGCTGCTCACCCTCTCCGGCGGTTACATGCTCGCGGTGGACCGCGACGCCCTGGACTCGAGCCACTTCGAGCGCCAGGCGACGCAGGGCTGGACCGAGCTCGACTCCGGGGACGCCGAGGCGGCGTTCCACACCCTGGACGGCGCGCTGCGGCTCTGGCGCGGCTCCGCGCTCGTCGACCTCAACCCGGGCCCGGTGCTGCAGGCCGAGGTCCTGCGGCTCGACGAGATGCGCAAGAACGCCCTTGAGCACCGCATCGACGCCGCGCTGCAGCTCGGCCGGCACCAGGAGGTGCTGGGCGAGCTCACCCGGCTGGCGGCGCAGCAGCCGACGCACGAAGGTTTCCAGGCCAAGCTGATGCTGGCGCTCTACCGCTCCGGCCGGCGCTCCGAGGCGCTGGGTGTCTACCAACGGACCCGGTCGGCCCTGGCCGACGAGCTGGGCCTCGACCCGGGCGCGGAGCTGCAGCGCGTCCACCGCGCGGTGCTGGCCGCGAACGGCAGCCTCGACGCCGTCCCGGCCCAGGTCCGGCGGCAGGTGGCGCGGCCGGAGCCGCCGCGTCAGCTGCCACCCGCCGGGCCGGGCCTGGTCGGCCGGGACACCGAGCTGCACACGATCGTCACCGCCGTCACGGCACCGGAGCGGCGGGGCCCGGCGGTCGTCACCGTCGACGGCCCGCCGGGATCGGGCAAGACGGCGCTGTGCGTGCACGCGGGCCACGACGTGCGGGAGAAGTTCCCCGACGGCCAGTTCCACGCGAGCCTGGCCGACGCCGCCGGGCAGCCGGTCGACCCCGGCACGGTGCTGGCCGGGTTCCTGCGCGCGATCGGCGTCCCGGGCGACCGGATCGCCGGCTCGGTCGCGGAACGCAGCACGCAGTTCCGCACCTGGACGGCCGACCGGCGGGTGCTGGTGGTGCTCGACGACGTGCTGGACGACCACCAACTCGCGCCGTTGCTGCCCGCGGGCCGCGAGTGCGCGGTCGTCGTCGCGAGCCGGATTCAGCTGTCGGATCCCGCGGTGACGACGGTGGTGAGCCTGAGCCCGCTGGGCGGCACCGACGGCGTCCGGATGTTGAGCGGCCTGATCGGCCCGGAGCGGCTCGCTCAGGACCCGGACGGCACCCGCGCGCTGGTCGCCCGCTGCGACGGCCTGCCGCTGGCCCTGCACGCGGCGGCGACCCGGCTGCGGCACCGCCCGCACTGGCCGGTGCGACGGGCCGCGGACTGGGCCGACACGGGTGCGGACGACCCGTTCGACCTGCGCTCGAGCGTGTCGCTCACCTACCGCGTCGCGACACCGGAGGTGCGCTGGGCGTTCCGCGCGCTGAGCACCTCCGACGCCGGGAGCCTGTCCCTGGCGGCCGCGTCGGCCGTGCTCGACCTCGACGGCTGCCTGGCGGAAACCCTGCTGGACGACCTGGTGAACCTGCACCTGCTGGAGTTCGAGCACGCGGCCGACCACACGGAGGAACACCACTACCGCATGCTGCCGACCTTCCGCGACATCGGCCGCCGGCTGCACCTGGAGGCGGAGCTGCTGGGCGCGGCCCGCACCGAGCCGCAGCCGGCCTTGGCCGTCACGACCGGCGACGCCTACCAGCCCCTGTGCCGCGAGGCCGGGCGGGTGGCCGTCGCGCCGAACCGGGGTTGA
- a CDS encoding FAD-dependent oxidoreductase: MSRRVLVVGAGIGGLCLAHGLRQAGVDVVVHERDETPAPRHRLRITPDGERAFRECLPPAVREGFVATSMRYTKGMAAYDEHLVQQWEHHDEDDGNLDRVDAVDHRTLREVLRTGLGDVVRFGSSFSHHELTVEGGVRAYFRDGTSDAGDVLVAADGTDSAVRAAWRPGDEPRDLGVRAIVSRIPMAKAIKGGLPEFMHDRFTSVVSSGGVSFGLLPMVFRPGTDAEDYYTAVFNTHRSHLGITDDVLFGLSGAALREVLLNRTADWHPDLHGVFAHAEPAETHVLALRATAPGPAWGQGPVVPLGDAAHTMPLSGGAGANVAAQDAAALCRVLTMPGSLAEGLAGYQADVTRRGTAAVAESVRMAQASMRLDWEY; this comes from the coding sequence ATGAGCCGGCGGGTCCTCGTCGTCGGGGCCGGGATCGGCGGGCTCTGCCTGGCGCACGGGTTGCGGCAGGCCGGCGTCGACGTCGTGGTGCACGAACGCGACGAGACACCGGCCCCGCGGCACCGGCTGCGGATCACGCCCGACGGCGAGCGGGCGTTCCGGGAGTGCCTGCCGCCGGCCGTGCGCGAGGGGTTCGTCGCGACGTCCATGCGTTACACGAAGGGCATGGCGGCCTACGACGAACACCTGGTGCAGCAGTGGGAACACCACGACGAGGACGACGGGAACCTCGACCGCGTCGACGCCGTCGACCACCGGACGCTGCGTGAGGTGCTGCGCACCGGCCTCGGCGACGTCGTCCGGTTCGGCTCGTCGTTCAGCCACCACGAGCTGACGGTCGAGGGCGGGGTTCGCGCGTACTTCCGCGACGGCACGTCCGACGCCGGTGACGTCCTGGTCGCCGCGGACGGGACGGACTCGGCGGTGCGCGCCGCGTGGCGTCCCGGCGACGAGCCCCGCGACCTCGGCGTCCGCGCGATCGTCTCGCGGATCCCGATGGCGAAGGCGATCAAGGGCGGGCTGCCGGAGTTCATGCACGACCGGTTCACCTCCGTCGTCAGCTCCGGCGGTGTCAGTTTCGGGTTGCTGCCCATGGTGTTCCGGCCGGGCACCGACGCCGAGGACTACTACACGGCGGTGTTCAACACGCACCGGTCGCACCTCGGGATCACCGACGACGTCCTGTTCGGGCTGTCCGGGGCCGCCCTGCGGGAGGTGCTGCTGAACCGGACCGCGGACTGGCACCCGGACCTGCACGGGGTGTTCGCGCACGCGGAGCCGGCGGAGACGCACGTGCTGGCCCTGCGGGCGACGGCGCCGGGCCCGGCGTGGGGCCAGGGCCCGGTGGTCCCGCTCGGCGACGCGGCACACACGATGCCGCTGTCGGGCGGGGCCGGGGCGAACGTCGCGGCCCAGGACGCGGCGGCGTTGTGCCGCGTCCTGACGATGCCGGGCTCGCTGGCCGAAGGACTGGCGGGCTACCAGGCGGACGTCACCCGCCGCGGCACGGCCGCCGTCGCGGAGTCGGTCCGAATGGCCCAAGCCTCGATGCGCCTGGACTGGGAGTACTGA